One Faecalispora anaeroviscerum genomic window carries:
- a CDS encoding FeoA family protein, with amino-acid sequence MPLTMAKAGEKNLIKRVTGKDEVRRFLATLGFVEGESVTVISEIAGNMILNIKDTRVALDKSMANRIMI; translated from the coding sequence ATGCCGCTGACAATGGCTAAAGCTGGAGAAAAAAATTTGATTAAAAGAGTGACCGGCAAAGATGAAGTTCGCCGTTTCCTTGCTACTTTGGGGTTTGTAGAGGGCGAGAGCGTTACGGTGATTAGCGAGATTGCCGGCAACATGATTTTAAATATCAAAGATACACGAGTAGCCCTGGATAAATCTATGGCAAATCGAATCATGATATGA
- the hgdB gene encoding (R)-2-hydroxyglutaryl-CoA dehydratase subunit beta, with protein MSIELIINELAGVAANPGKQMADFKAQGKKIIGVLPYYAPEELVYAAGMVPMGLWGSNDKTISLAKEYCATFYCTIAQLGLEMLLDGTLDQLDGVITPTICDTLRPMSQNIRVAMAKLKKMPTIFLAHPQNRKPAYGLKFCVDQYTNIRKALDEISGTPMTDEAIQNAIQVYNKSRAARRKFVKLASEHCDVITPTKRSAVLKASWFMLKDAYTAKLEELNKELEKLPVCDWKGVKVVTSGIICDNPTLLKIFEDNNVAIAADDVAHESRSFRADAPEDCADPMMALALQFASLDNDILLYDEHSAENRRGEFVANMVKESGAQGLILFMQQFCDPEEMEYPSLKKALDEAGVLHIKLGVDQQMRDFGQAATAIQAFADVLKSV; from the coding sequence ATGAGTATCGAATTGATTATCAATGAGCTTGCCGGTGTTGCCGCAAATCCTGGAAAGCAGATGGCGGATTTTAAGGCACAGGGCAAAAAAATCATCGGCGTTCTGCCCTACTATGCACCGGAAGAGCTTGTTTATGCCGCGGGCATGGTTCCCATGGGCCTCTGGGGCAGCAACGATAAGACGATCAGTCTGGCAAAAGAGTACTGCGCAACGTTCTATTGCACCATCGCGCAGCTGGGCCTCGAAATGCTGCTGGATGGCACGCTCGATCAGCTCGACGGCGTGATCACCCCCACCATTTGTGATACCCTGCGCCCGATGAGCCAGAACATCCGCGTGGCGATGGCGAAGCTCAAGAAGATGCCCACCATCTTCCTGGCCCATCCCCAGAATCGTAAGCCTGCTTACGGCCTGAAATTCTGTGTGGATCAGTACACCAACATCAGAAAAGCTCTGGATGAGATCAGCGGCACCCCGATGACCGACGAAGCGATTCAGAATGCGATTCAGGTATATAACAAGAGCCGTGCGGCCCGCCGCAAGTTTGTAAAGCTTGCCAGCGAGCACTGCGACGTGATCACTCCCACAAAGCGCAGCGCTGTGCTGAAGGCTTCCTGGTTCATGCTTAAGGATGCCTACACCGCGAAGCTCGAAGAGCTCAACAAAGAGCTTGAGAAGCTGCCGGTCTGCGACTGGAAGGGTGTTAAGGTTGTCACCAGTGGTATTATCTGTGATAACCCGACCCTCCTCAAGATTTTTGAGGACAACAACGTAGCGATCGCTGCGGACGACGTTGCTCACGAGAGCCGTTCTTTCCGTGCCGACGCTCCGGAGGACTGTGCAGATCCGATGATGGCATTGGCTCTGCAGTTTGCGAGCCTCGACAATGACATTCTGCTCTATGATGAGCATTCCGCTGAAAACCGCCGCGGCGAGTTTGTTGCCAATATGGTAAAAGAGAGCGGCGCACAGGGCCTGATCCTCTTCATGCAGCAGTTCTGCGATCCGGAGGAGATGGAGTATCCTTCTCTGAAGAAGGCTTTGGATGAAGCCGGTGTTCTGCACATCAAGCTGGGCGTCGACCAGCAGATGCGCGATTTCGGTCAGGCTGCTACCGCGATTCAGGCATTTGCAGACGTGCTGAAGTCTGTCTGA
- a CDS encoding 5-bromo-4-chloroindolyl phosphate hydrolysis family protein: MREVTRKSAVPVYAAAVPWLLGALVLPFYQAWHFVLAAVISTAVYVVMSRVFPAKTILVPEEERPANTGDVGADALINDGREQLKRLRILDEQIADPGVSAHIVRIGDICGKIFAYLEKNISKAPKLRLFFNYYLPTTVKLLESYDRMASQDISGENIESAMRGVEGILSSIEEAFEKQLDHLFADEALDISTDITVLENMMAREGLTKDQFGKESHEIDGKGV; this comes from the coding sequence ATGCGTGAAGTGACTCGAAAATCAGCGGTTCCGGTCTATGCGGCGGCGGTGCCGTGGCTCTTGGGGGCGTTGGTTCTTCCATTTTATCAGGCATGGCATTTTGTGCTGGCGGCGGTCATTTCCACAGCGGTTTATGTTGTGATGAGCCGTGTGTTCCCTGCGAAAACGATTTTGGTACCGGAGGAGGAGCGCCCCGCAAATACCGGAGACGTTGGTGCGGACGCTTTGATTAACGACGGGCGGGAACAGCTCAAACGCCTGCGTATACTGGATGAGCAAATTGCCGATCCTGGTGTCAGTGCGCATATTGTGCGTATTGGCGACATCTGCGGAAAGATTTTCGCGTACTTGGAGAAGAATATAAGCAAGGCGCCGAAGCTTCGCCTGTTTTTCAATTATTATCTGCCCACCACAGTCAAGCTGCTCGAAAGCTATGACCGGATGGCATCGCAGGACATTTCCGGGGAAAATATTGAATCCGCCATGCGGGGTGTGGAAGGGATTCTCTCGAGCATCGAAGAGGCATTTGAAAAGCAGCTCGACCACCTGTTTGCCGACGAAGCGCTCGATATTTCTACTGATATTACTGTTCTGGAGAACATGATGGCCCGCGAGGGGCTGACCAAGGATCAATTTGGCAAGGAAAGCCACGAAATCGATGGAAAGGGTGTTTGA
- a CDS encoding toxic anion resistance protein codes for MEHQEIVPDLTLEPTAVFVQEDLQEEQAAPSKSLDKSQLTPEEQKLVSAFAQKIDLTDTNQVLQFGAGAQKKIADFSGSALANVRTKDMGEVGGMLTDLVTELKGLEIKPEEKKGLFGFLKKTNNQIAALKTKYDKVEFNVDKIIATLENHQIQLMKDIAMLDKMYDQNLNYFKEVSMYILAGKEKLESVQQNELRLAREKAQLTGLPEDAQAANDLANQCNRFDKKLHDLELTRMISIQMGPQVRLIQNNDSQMAEKIQSSLVNTIPLWKSQMVLALGLAHSQQALEAQRGVTDMTNQMLRKNAEMLKLGTIETAKESERGVVDIETLQHTNQSLISTLEEVRRIQTEGAQKRRAAEVELGRIEGELKQKLLELKD; via the coding sequence ATGGAGCATCAGGAAATTGTACCCGATTTGACACTGGAGCCGACCGCAGTCTTCGTACAAGAGGATCTACAGGAGGAGCAGGCGGCTCCTTCCAAGTCGTTGGATAAAAGCCAGCTGACGCCCGAAGAACAAAAACTGGTAAGCGCCTTCGCACAGAAGATTGATTTGACAGATACCAATCAGGTGCTTCAGTTCGGTGCGGGCGCACAGAAGAAGATTGCAGATTTTTCTGGCTCTGCCCTTGCCAATGTTCGCACCAAGGATATGGGCGAGGTGGGCGGAATGCTCACCGATCTCGTGACGGAGCTGAAGGGCTTGGAGATTAAACCTGAGGAAAAAAAGGGTCTATTCGGCTTTTTGAAAAAAACAAATAACCAGATCGCCGCGCTGAAAACGAAGTATGATAAGGTGGAGTTCAACGTGGACAAAATTATTGCCACGCTGGAAAACCACCAGATTCAGCTCATGAAGGACATTGCGATGCTGGATAAAATGTATGACCAGAACCTCAATTATTTTAAAGAGGTTTCCATGTATATTCTGGCCGGTAAAGAGAAGCTTGAGAGTGTGCAGCAGAACGAACTGCGTTTGGCGCGCGAAAAAGCGCAGCTTACCGGTTTGCCCGAGGATGCTCAGGCCGCGAATGATCTGGCCAATCAGTGCAACCGCTTTGACAAAAAGCTGCACGACCTGGAGCTGACCCGCATGATCTCGATTCAGATGGGCCCGCAGGTGCGCCTGATTCAAAACAATGACAGCCAGATGGCGGAGAAAATCCAGTCGTCGCTCGTCAATACGATCCCTCTGTGGAAAAGCCAGATGGTGCTCGCACTTGGCCTTGCACACTCTCAGCAGGCGCTGGAGGCTCAGCGCGGCGTGACCGATATGACAAACCAGATGCTCCGTAAAAATGCAGAGATGCTGAAACTGGGCACGATCGAAACCGCGAAGGAATCTGAGCGCGGTGTTGTGGATATTGAAACCCTGCAGCATACGAACCAGTCGCTGATCTCCACTTTGGAGGAGGTGCGACGCATTCAGACGGAGGGCGCACAGAAGCGTCGCGCCGCTGAGGTCGAGCTGGGCCGCATTGAAGGCGAGCTGAAGCAAAAGCTGCTGGAGCTGAAAGACTGA
- a CDS encoding LemA family protein: protein MEWLKNRRTAWIIMIAAVVLSVLLGSVRSVSSLRQQTEQTFTQGTRGDGLGISHYLESRASLSGNLITVAGRYLDSSDARIVALRQAADALSSAQTPSAKYQADQNLNSAFQSVYDALEGQYLSQKDADYRTRLQYDFKSRAASISYDGYNGLVQNFNDKVLRATPGGAVASAVGVKPLELYTMTGGNK, encoded by the coding sequence ATGGAATGGCTTAAAAACCGCCGTACCGCGTGGATTATTATGATTGCCGCAGTTGTGCTGTCGGTTCTGCTTGGCTCAGTGCGGTCGGTGTCGTCCCTGCGCCAGCAGACGGAACAGACCTTTACGCAGGGAACGCGCGGAGACGGACTGGGAATTTCGCACTATCTGGAATCGCGGGCATCCCTTTCGGGAAACCTGATTACAGTGGCCGGGCGGTATCTGGATTCCAGTGATGCGCGTATCGTGGCGCTGCGTCAGGCGGCGGATGCGCTGAGCAGCGCACAGACTCCCTCGGCCAAATACCAGGCGGATCAGAATCTGAATTCGGCGTTTCAGTCGGTATACGATGCGCTTGAGGGACAGTATCTATCGCAGAAGGACGCAGACTATCGTACCCGCCTGCAGTACGATTTCAAATCTCGGGCTGCGTCGATCAGCTACGATGGTTACAATGGCCTGGTGCAGAATTTTAATGATAAGGTTCTGAGGGCGACTCCCGGCGGCGCCGTAGCGTCTGCCGTTGGGGTAAAGCCTCTCGAGCTGTATACGATGACAGGAGGAAATAAATGA
- a CDS encoding metal-dependent transcriptional regulator, with the protein MKIQESAENYLETILVLKNLRGDVRSIDIANEMNFSRPSVSHAMKQFRENGLITMDDTGYIELTESGREIAERIYERHTLLSELLMTLGVEETVAKEDACRLEHAISAESFQKLREYWNRHQKARDDAEQRPTGE; encoded by the coding sequence GTGAAAATACAGGAATCCGCGGAAAATTATCTGGAGACGATTCTGGTCCTGAAAAACCTTAGGGGAGATGTTCGTTCCATTGATATTGCCAATGAAATGAATTTTTCCAGGCCCAGCGTGAGCCATGCGATGAAACAGTTTCGAGAGAATGGCCTAATTACGATGGATGATACCGGATACATTGAGCTGACGGAAAGCGGCCGAGAGATTGCGGAGCGAATCTACGAAAGGCATACCCTGTTATCGGAATTGTTGATGACTCTTGGCGTGGAGGAAACTGTTGCCAAGGAGGATGCCTGCCGCCTGGAGCATGCGATCAGCGCAGAGAGCTTTCAGAAGCTGCGGGAATACTGGAACCGTCACCAGAAAGCACGCGATGATGCGGAGCAGCGCCCCACCGGGGAATGA
- the gctA gene encoding glutaconate CoA-transferase subunit A, protein MGKVYTLSEAVAKFVNDGDSIAFGGFTTNRKPFAAIHEILRQGKKDFILNAGANGGDADLLIGCGRVKAYINCYTANSGFTNVSRRFRAAIENGDILFEDYSQDAIMLMFHAAALGFPYVPSRLMMGTGLADKWGISKEIRKTIDKLPDEKFVIEQNPMKPEEKLLLLPVQEIDVAVIHVQMASPDGTCRILGDEFQDTDIAGAAKKVIVTCEELVSDEYIRRDPNLNTIPGFCVDAVVHAPHGAHPSQCYDYYDYDGKYYKAYDVASKTQEAFDAFCQEWVFSTPTHEDYLNKVGGARLANLKVVPGLGYHIDMTAQAKEEKK, encoded by the coding sequence GTGGGAAAAGTGTATACGCTATCTGAAGCAGTAGCGAAATTCGTAAACGACGGCGACAGCATCGCGTTCGGTGGTTTCACCACCAACAGAAAGCCCTTCGCTGCTATCCATGAAATCCTCAGACAGGGGAAGAAAGATTTTATTTTGAACGCGGGTGCTAACGGAGGCGATGCGGATCTGCTCATCGGCTGCGGGCGCGTAAAAGCGTACATTAACTGCTACACCGCCAACTCCGGTTTCACGAACGTTTCTCGCCGTTTTCGCGCAGCGATTGAAAATGGGGACATCCTGTTCGAGGACTATTCTCAGGATGCTATCATGCTGATGTTCCATGCTGCTGCTCTGGGTTTCCCCTATGTTCCCAGCCGTTTGATGATGGGTACCGGCCTTGCTGACAAGTGGGGCATCTCTAAGGAGATCAGAAAGACCATCGACAAACTGCCCGATGAAAAGTTCGTCATTGAGCAGAATCCCATGAAGCCCGAAGAGAAGCTGCTGCTTCTTCCTGTTCAGGAGATTGACGTTGCTGTCATCCATGTACAGATGGCTTCCCCCGACGGAACCTGCCGCATTCTGGGCGACGAGTTCCAGGATACCGATATTGCGGGCGCTGCGAAGAAGGTCATTGTTACCTGCGAAGAGCTGGTTTCCGATGAGTACATCCGCCGCGATCCCAACCTGAACACCATTCCCGGCTTCTGCGTGGATGCTGTTGTTCATGCGCCGCACGGTGCGCATCCGTCACAGTGCTATGACTACTATGACTATGACGGCAAATACTACAAAGCATACGACGTTGCCTCTAAAACACAGGAAGCTTTCGATGCTTTCTGCCAGGAGTGGGTATTCTCTACCCCGACACACGAGGACTACCTCAATAAGGTGGGCGGCGCAAGACTGGCCAACCTGAAGGTTGTTCCGGGTCTCGGCTACCATATTGATATGACGGCGCAGGCAAAGGAGGAGAAGAAGTAA
- the gctB gene encoding glutaconate CoA-transferase subunit B has protein sequence MANYTNYTNKEMQAITIARAITNDHIAIVGTGLPLIGATVAKKIFSPDCTLIVESGLIDCDPVQVPTSVGDCRFMAHCSVQWPPVRYIGFQANEWLKNRDRMIAFIGGAEIDPYGNVNSTSMGDYNHPTTRFSGSGGANGIATYVDTVLMMQHEKRRFTEKIDYITSPGWMTGGLDGRKKAGLPQNRGPLMVVTDKGVMKFDETTKRMYLAGYYESSSIEEIVENTGFEIDTSRAELLPPPSPEVIKTIREEIDPGQVFIKVPKE, from the coding sequence ATGGCTAACTATACGAATTACACCAATAAAGAAATGCAGGCAATTACGATTGCCCGTGCGATTACCAATGATCATATCGCGATTGTTGGAACAGGACTTCCCCTCATCGGTGCCACTGTTGCCAAGAAGATATTTTCCCCTGACTGCACTCTCATCGTTGAGAGCGGACTGATCGACTGCGATCCCGTCCAGGTTCCTACCTCGGTTGGTGACTGCCGCTTTATGGCACATTGCTCCGTGCAGTGGCCTCCGGTTCGCTACATTGGCTTCCAGGCCAATGAGTGGCTGAAGAACAGAGACAGAATGATCGCTTTCATCGGCGGCGCTGAAATTGACCCTTACGGCAATGTCAACTCCACCTCCATGGGCGATTACAATCACCCTACCACCCGTTTCTCTGGCTCCGGCGGAGCAAACGGTATCGCAACGTATGTCGATACCGTTCTCATGATGCAGCACGAAAAGCGCCGCTTTACTGAGAAGATCGATTACATCACCAGCCCTGGCTGGATGACCGGCGGCCTCGACGGACGCAAAAAGGCAGGCCTGCCCCAGAACCGTGGACCGCTGATGGTCGTTACGGACAAGGGTGTTATGAAGTTTGACGAAACCACCAAGAGAATGTATCTGGCAGGTTACTACGAGTCCTCTTCTATTGAAGAGATCGTAGAGAACACCGGTTTTGAGATTGATACCTCCAGAGCAGAGCTGCTGCCGCCGCCCTCTCCGGAAGTCATCAAGACGATCCGCGAAGAGATCGACCCCGGCCAGGTATTCATTAAGGTTCCGAAAGAGTAA
- a CDS encoding HD-GYP domain-containing protein — MEANFSTPAQDYYEIVKRQTQMLGDHDLYTVCHSLRVARTSYFVAHHLGLPSEQCRNVYWAASAHDIGKIGIPDAILQKNGSLTMKEWVIMKQHPALGAGMLMQSASTEDIAYIVWCHHERYDGTGYPNGLSGEQIPLEARIIAVCDSFDAMKSKRAYRDSLSDQTCRYEIEKNIGVMYDPAVAELVLQHWYTMQKLQTAAQ; from the coding sequence ATGGAAGCGAATTTCTCAACACCTGCTCAGGATTACTACGAGATTGTAAAACGTCAGACACAAATGCTTGGTGATCACGATCTTTACACGGTTTGCCATTCTCTTCGGGTGGCCCGCACCAGTTATTTTGTTGCCCACCATCTGGGGCTTCCCTCCGAGCAGTGCAGGAATGTGTATTGGGCCGCGAGCGCACACGACATCGGCAAAATTGGTATTCCCGATGCAATTCTTCAAAAAAATGGAAGCCTTACAATGAAGGAATGGGTCATTATGAAGCAGCATCCGGCATTGGGTGCGGGCATGCTAATGCAGTCGGCTTCCACAGAGGATATTGCCTATATTGTGTGGTGCCACCATGAGCGCTATGACGGGACAGGCTACCCCAATGGACTCTCCGGTGAACAGATTCCGTTGGAGGCTCGTATTATTGCCGTGTGCGATTCGTTTGACGCAATGAAGAGCAAACGTGCTTACCGGGATTCTTTGTCCGACCAAACCTGCCGGTATGAGATCGAGAAAAATATCGGCGTGATGTACGACCCGGCTGTTGCGGAACTGGTTCTGCAACACTGGTACACCATGCAGAAGCTGCAAACCGCGGCGCAGTAA
- a CDS encoding TPM domain-containing protein, with the protein MKKRVSVLLVLTVLLSVLFALPASAEISIPEPTSQFYVNDFAGVLSDATKNGIMSANVKLNQETGGQIVVTTVDFLDNADISDYGYAMFNQWKIGSKEKNNGVLLLLAIGEDNYRVIPGYGIEDDLSAGVLKQMLNEYLEPNFAAKDYDAGVQKMFTALVNWYESYYNVSISSTAGALPDPAAEYQGGGGVNQQHSTHSGGSGSMIGSIFMLIVLFVIFSSIFSRRRRYGGYPPYGGGYGGGYSRGGSWFWPFLMGSMWGNRWGSNRPGGFPPPDDHDHHHDDHDDHGGWFGGGFGGFGGGGGFGGGGGFSGGGGGSSGGGAGRF; encoded by the coding sequence ATGAAAAAGCGCGTCAGTGTGCTTTTGGTACTAACGGTGCTTTTGTCGGTGCTGTTCGCTCTGCCTGCTTCGGCGGAGATCAGCATACCGGAGCCAACCAGTCAGTTTTACGTGAATGATTTTGCCGGTGTGCTCAGTGACGCCACGAAGAACGGCATCATGTCTGCCAATGTAAAGCTGAATCAGGAAACCGGCGGGCAGATTGTCGTAACGACGGTGGATTTTCTGGACAACGCAGATATTTCTGATTACGGCTATGCAATGTTTAATCAGTGGAAGATCGGCTCTAAAGAAAAGAACAACGGCGTTTTGCTGTTGCTGGCAATTGGTGAGGACAATTACCGTGTGATTCCCGGCTATGGGATTGAAGATGATTTGTCCGCCGGCGTGTTGAAGCAGATGCTCAACGAATATCTGGAGCCGAATTTTGCCGCAAAGGATTACGACGCGGGTGTTCAGAAAATGTTTACCGCGCTGGTAAACTGGTATGAAAGTTATTACAATGTTTCTATTTCCAGTACTGCCGGAGCCCTTCCAGATCCTGCCGCAGAGTACCAGGGCGGCGGCGGAGTGAATCAACAGCACAGCACCCATTCCGGCGGCTCCGGCAGTATGATTGGATCAATTTTCATGCTGATCGTCCTGTTTGTTATATTCAGCTCCATCTTTTCCCGCAGGCGCCGGTATGGCGGATACCCCCCGTATGGCGGCGGATACGGCGGCGGGTATTCTCGCGGCGGCTCCTGGTTCTGGCCGTTTTTAATGGGCAGCATGTGGGGTAACCGGTGGGGTTCCAATCGGCCCGGCGGCTTCCCACCCCCGGATGATCACGACCATCATCACGATGATCACGATGACCACGGTGGATGGTTCGGCGGCGGTTTCGGAGGCTTTGGTGGCGGCGGCGGTTTTGGCGGCGGTGGTGGTTTCAGCGGCGGAGGCGGCGGAAGCAGCGGCGGCGGAGCGGGTCGATTCTAA
- the hgdC gene encoding (R)-2-hydroxyglutaryl-CoA dehydratase activase HgdC: MEAKYTLGIDVGSTTSKCVILKDGQEIVSKALIAVGAGTSGPERAIKEVLDNCGMKKEDMSFILGTGYGRNSLNIVDDQMSELSCHAKGAYYLFPDVHTVIDIGGQDMKVLQIDNGIMVNFQMNDKCAAGTGRFLDVMARVLEVNIADLGDLGEKSTKRVAISSTCTVFAESEVISQLAQGSDMHDIINGIHHSIASKVTGLARRVGVRDQVVMTGGVAQNKGVVAAMEEELGHKVYTSPLAQYGGALGAALFAYQKATRKND; encoded by the coding sequence ATGGAAGCAAAGTATACGTTGGGTATTGACGTTGGTTCCACCACGTCCAAGTGTGTCATTTTAAAAGATGGGCAGGAAATCGTCAGTAAAGCATTGATTGCCGTCGGCGCTGGTACCAGTGGCCCCGAGCGCGCGATCAAAGAGGTGCTGGATAACTGCGGAATGAAAAAAGAGGACATGAGCTTTATTCTTGGCACCGGCTACGGGCGCAATTCACTGAACATTGTGGATGACCAGATGAGCGAGCTGAGCTGTCATGCAAAGGGCGCATACTACCTGTTTCCTGACGTCCACACTGTCATTGACATTGGCGGACAGGACATGAAGGTGCTCCAGATCGATAATGGCATCATGGTTAATTTCCAGATGAACGATAAATGTGCCGCCGGCACGGGGCGTTTCCTCGACGTAATGGCACGTGTGCTGGAAGTAAATATTGCCGACCTGGGTGATCTAGGTGAAAAATCCACCAAACGGGTGGCAATCAGCTCCACCTGTACGGTATTCGCTGAAAGCGAAGTGATCAGTCAACTGGCGCAAGGCAGTGATATGCACGATATCATTAACGGAATACACCATTCCATTGCCTCCAAGGTTACCGGATTGGCGCGCCGTGTCGGCGTGCGCGATCAGGTCGTTATGACCGGCGGCGTAGCGCAGAACAAGGGTGTCGTTGCCGCCATGGAGGAGGAGTTGGGCCATAAGGTGTATACCTCTCCTCTGGCTCAGTATGGCGGTGCGCTTGGCGCCGCGCTGTTTGCATACCAGAAGGCGACCCGAAAGAATGATTGA
- a CDS encoding FeoA family protein: MKTLKEVRLGETVTVVKLHGTGAVKRRIMDMGITKGAQVFVRKVAPLGDPIEVKVRDYELSLRKADAELIEVE, from the coding sequence ATGAAGACGTTGAAGGAGGTAAGGCTCGGGGAAACCGTTACCGTGGTAAAGCTCCACGGAACCGGCGCCGTGAAACGCAGGATTATGGACATGGGCATTACGAAAGGCGCCCAGGTTTTCGTGCGTAAAGTTGCCCCGCTGGGGGATCCGATTGAAGTGAAGGTTCGGGATTACGAACTGAGCCTGCGCAAAGCGGACGCGGAATTGATTGAAGTGGAATGA
- a CDS encoding 2-hydroxyacyl-CoA dehydratase subunit D, with protein sequence MAEFEKTAPAEQTAPAAAAAPAKKPAKPASPGVTALRKVVSDVYAAAWEAKKAGRPVGWSSSKFPCEIAEVLDLAVVYPENQAAGIAAQHDGERLCTAAEELGFDNDICGYARISLAYASGVETTNVSRQMPQPDFVLCCNNICNCMTKWYENIARMHNIPLIMIDVPYNNTTHVEDSQVEYIRAQFDDAIKQLEKISGNKFDEKKFEQVCANANRTAKAWLKVCDYCQYEPSPMSGFDLFNHMADVVTARGKKATAEAFELLATELEQHVKDGTSTLPFEEKHRIMFEGIPCWPDLKALFKPLKGSGLNVTAVVYAPAFGFVYDGLDDLCRAYCKAPNSVCLEQGVEWREGLCRDNKVDGVLVHYNRSCKPWSGYMPEMQRRFTADLGIPCAAFDGDQADPRNFNAAQYETRVQGLVEAMEATKAAKEG encoded by the coding sequence ATGGCAGAATTTGAGAAAACAGCACCCGCTGAGCAGACTGCACCCGCAGCCGCTGCAGCGCCTGCCAAGAAACCTGCAAAACCGGCCAGCCCCGGCGTTACCGCCCTGCGCAAGGTCGTTTCCGATGTTTACGCCGCTGCATGGGAAGCAAAGAAAGCAGGCCGCCCGGTGGGTTGGTCTTCTTCCAAGTTCCCCTGTGAAATCGCAGAGGTCCTCGACCTGGCCGTTGTATATCCTGAGAACCAGGCCGCCGGTATCGCCGCACAACATGACGGCGAGCGTCTTTGCACGGCTGCTGAAGAACTGGGCTTTGACAATGATATCTGCGGTTATGCCCGCATCAGCCTTGCCTATGCTTCCGGCGTGGAGACCACCAATGTATCCCGTCAGATGCCGCAGCCTGACTTTGTTCTGTGCTGCAACAACATCTGCAACTGCATGACCAAATGGTACGAGAACATTGCCCGCATGCACAATATTCCGCTCATCATGATCGACGTTCCCTACAACAACACCACTCATGTAGAGGACAGCCAGGTGGAATATATTCGCGCTCAGTTCGACGATGCGATCAAGCAGCTGGAAAAGATCTCCGGCAATAAGTTTGATGAAAAGAAGTTCGAACAGGTATGCGCGAACGCCAACCGCACCGCCAAGGCATGGCTGAAGGTTTGCGACTATTGCCAGTACGAGCCCTCCCCAATGTCGGGCTTCGACCTGTTTAACCACATGGCGGACGTGGTTACCGCCCGTGGCAAGAAGGCTACCGCAGAGGCATTTGAGCTGCTGGCTACCGAGCTGGAGCAGCATGTGAAAGATGGTACCTCTACCCTGCCGTTTGAAGAGAAGCACCGCATTATGTTTGAGGGTATCCCCTGCTGGCCGGATTTGAAGGCTCTGTTCAAACCCCTGAAGGGAAGCGGCCTGAACGTTACCGCTGTTGTGTACGCGCCCGCGTTCGGTTTCGTATACGATGGTCTGGATGATCTGTGTCGTGCATACTGCAAGGCGCCGAACAGCGTTTGCCTGGAGCAGGGTGTAGAATGGCGTGAAGGCCTCTGCCGTGACAACAAGGTAGATGGCGTTCTGGTTCACTACAACCGCAGCTGCAAACCGTGGTCCGGCTATATGCCCGAAATGCAGCGCCGTTTCACTGCTGACCTGGGCATCCCCTGCGCCGCGTTTGACGGCGACCAGGCGGATCCCCGTAACTTCAACGCAGCTCAGTACGAAACTCGCGTACAGGGCCTGGTTGAAGCGATGGAAGCAACCAAAGCTGCGAAGGAGGGCTAA